In the Deinococcus roseus genome, GAGGCATGGATCAATTGAGTGTTTCACTTCCAGTGAAGGCTTTTGCGTCGCTGGTTCCCCAGGCCAGAGGTGTGGTGATTGTGCACCACGGCTATGCCGAACACCTGCACCGCTACCAGCACCTCATCGATCTGGTCAATGAACTGGGATTTCATGCTTTTGGATTTGACCAGCGGGGCCACGGCCACACCACCACACCGCCCACAGCCCTGGTGGAAGATTTTGACCGCCACGTGCAGGACAGCCTGGAGTTTCGGGTGTTTCTGCGCGAGAAATACCCTGACCTGCCCGTGATTTTGTTTGGTCACAGCATGGGAGGGTTGCTGGCTGTGCGCAGTGCAGAAGCCAATCCCAGAGGGGTGGACGGCGTGATCCTCTCCTCCCCTGCCCTGTTGATTGGCACAGACACCCCACCTTTTGTCAAAACCCTCTCCACGGTGCTGAGCCAGATCACCCCCAATTTGCAGGTGGTTCCGCTGGACTCTGCCAAAATCTCCAGGCGCACCGAGATGGTGGCTGCTTATGACAGCGATCCACTGGTGTACCACGGCAAGGTCAAAGCCCGCACCGGAGCAGAAATGTTGCGGGCCAGCGCCAAT is a window encoding:
- a CDS encoding alpha/beta hydrolase, giving the protein MDQLSVSLPVKAFASLVPQARGVVIVHHGYAEHLHRYQHLIDLVNELGFHAFGFDQRGHGHTTTPPTALVEDFDRHVQDSLEFRVFLREKYPDLPVILFGHSMGGLLAVRSAEANPRGVDGVILSSPALLIGTDTPPFVKTLSTVLSQITPNLQVVPLDSAKISRRTEMVAAYDSDPLVYHGKVKARTGAEMLRASANVWYGTAQWNLPTLIFHGTQDGLADIDGSRRFYAEIRSQDKTFQEFDGGFHELLNDTIADEVFALIHQWLNARFASK